Proteins from a genomic interval of Capsicum annuum cultivar UCD-10X-F1 chromosome 4, UCD10Xv1.1, whole genome shotgun sequence:
- the LOC107868267 gene encoding LOW QUALITY PROTEIN: mitochondrial phosphate carrier protein 1, mitochondrial (The sequence of the model RefSeq protein was modified relative to this genomic sequence to represent the inferred CDS: substituted 1 base at 1 genomic stop codon), producing MREMRFFYNPKRSDSXNLSCSNLIGGKVCEEIPPGYYKVCAIREKLSARTTHLAITPLDVLKVNMQVHPIKYHSISTCFTTLLREQGPSAFWRGWAGKFFGYGVQGACRFGLYEYFKKVYSNVLVDQNKSLIFFASSASAEVIANVALCPFEAIKVRVQAQPHFAKGLSDGFPRIYASEGFHGLYRGLVPLLGRNIPFSIVMFSTFEHTVNFLYKKLIQKRREECSRAQQLSVTCLAGYAAGSVGSIISNPADNIVASLNNKKASTLKLAVKKIGFLNLFTRSLPIRIMLVGPVVTLQWLFYDSIKLLSGLPTSGHVTKDIKEEEKPQCR from the exons ATGCGTGAAATGAG GTTTTTCTACAACCCAAAAAGGAGTGATTCTTGAAACCTGAGTTGCAGCAACTTAATTGGAGGAAAAGTATGTGAAGA AATTCCACCTGGATATTATAAAGTTTGTGCAATTAGAGAAAAGCTTAGCGCTAGAACTACTCATCTTGCTATTACCCCTCTTGATGTACTCAAAGTTAATATGCAA GTTCACCCTATCAAGTACCATAGCATTTCCACATGCTTTACAACTTTGTTGAGAGAACAAGGTCCCTCGGCCTTTTGGCGAGGATGGGCCGGGAAATTTTTTGGCTATGGTGTTCAGGGTGCTTGTAGATTTGGTCTGTATGAATATTTTAAGAAAGTATACTCAAATGTACTGGTGGATCAGAACAAGAGTTTGATATTTTTCGCCAGCAGTGCATCAGCTGAAGTAATTGCTAATGTGGCTCTCTGCCCATTTGAGGCCATTAAAGTTCGTGTGCAAGCTCAGCCTCATTTCGCGAAAGGTCTGTCCGATGGCTTTCCAAGAATATATGCATCAGAAGGCTTCCATGG GTTATACAGGGGGCTTGTTCCACTACTGGGTCGTAATATACCAT TTTCAATAGTTATGTTCTCAACCTTTGAGCACACAgtgaattttctttataaaaaattaatccaGAAAAGGAGGGAAGAGTGTTCAAGAGCTCAGCAGCTCAGTGTCACTTGTTTAGCTGGATATGCCGCTGGATCTGTTGGTAGTATTATTTCTAACCCCGCTGACAACATTGTTGCTTCTCTTAACAACAAGAAGGCCAGTACCCTAAAGCTG GCCGTGAAGAAAATTGGGTTTCTTAATTTGTTTACAAGAAGTCTACCTATTAGGATAATGCTAGTTGGACCAGTTGTGACTTTGCAGTGGTTGTTCTACGACTCCATTAAACTATTAAGCGGATT